The following coding sequences lie in one Zingiber officinale cultivar Zhangliang chromosome 2B, Zo_v1.1, whole genome shotgun sequence genomic window:
- the LOC122048331 gene encoding homeobox-leucine zipper protein ROC8-like — protein MASGGDRNNDLEQTNESAGRRKERMYRHTPQQIQELEATFAMHPHPDDKQRARLSRELGLDSRQIKFWFQNRRTLMKAHNEKSDNCTLRADNDRIRSENVKMKERLRKTLCNTCCQNNPAGANPYFDEQKLRMENARLKEEVDRVANITSKYFGRPSTHHLPLPQQDPILQSEDTLENFITPSVVDQDLPGNNPTLGIPYPFQQILDHDKPFLMNLASNAMEEVIQLLQSNEPFWIKSTSDGREVLQLQAYQMSFPKSHQSDSATRTEASRDSSIVMMSGRMLVDAFMNSNKWMELFPTIVSNATTIDVVTFNVTGNTIGSVILMYQELQILSPLVPTRELFVLRCSKQIEPNSWVIVDVSVDYLLGNNADAFAKKLPSGCLISEMQNGCSKVTWVEHMEIQEKNPIHTFQNIVTTGVAFEARRWVSSLRRMAERNTLFISAAIADDLGGVIPTPEAKQSTMKLAQRMVERFCDAFSGSITNKWIVLSGPNDAHQVYFHKTNSFGLSGQTISATASVWLPFNPERLFGFLKDEQNRNLWEVSDEEVKFQRLAHFVNGSNTGNSISLLNEIKSTTNLLMLQESCIDATGSLIVFSPLELSTMDKIMRGEDMSLVQVMVSGFMIIPDNGFAAAVGGAASSSSAPAAQPMGSLLTLGLQIEAADLRKESVSAINTKIGLTMEKIKAVMASFT, from the exons atggCTTCCGGTGGCGACCGCAACAACGATCTTGAGCAGACCAACGAGAGCGCCGGGAGGAGGAAGGAGCGGATGTACCGCCACACCCCGCAGCAGATTCAAGAGCTCGAGGC GACGTTCGCGATGCACCCGCACCCCGACGACAAGCAGCGGGCGAGACTCAGCCGCGAGCTGGGACTCGACTCGCGGCAGATCAAGTTCTGGTTCCAGAACCGGAGGACTCTGATGAAG GCCCACAACGAGAAGTCGGACAACTGCACGCTGCGGGCGGACAACGACCGGATCCGGAGCGAGAACGTCAAGATGAAGGAGCGACTGAGAAAGACTTTGTGCAACACCTGCTGCCAGAACAACCCCGCCGGCGCCAACCCCTATTTCGACGAGCAGAAGCTGCGCATGGAGAACGCCCGCCTGAAGGAAGAG GTTGATCGTGTCGCGAATATTACATCCAAGTACTTTGGCAGGCCTAGCACTCATCACCTTCCCTTGCCTCAGCAAGACCCCATTTTGCAATCCGAAGACACCCTTGAGAACTTCATTACGCCTTCGGTCGTCGATCAAGACCTCCCCGGAAACAACCCCACTCTTGGAATTCCTTATCCGTTTCAACAAATTCTCGATCACGACAAACCCTTCTTGATGAACTTGGCCTCCAATGCCATGGAGGAAGTCATTCAACTACTGCAGAGCAACGAGCCATTCTGGATCAAATCGACAAGCGATGGTAGAGAAGTCCTTCAACTTCAAGCCTACCAAATGAGCTTTCCTAAGTCACACCAATCGGATTCGGCCACTCGAACGGAGGCTTCCCGGGACTCATCCATAGTGATGATGAGTGGCCGAATGCTGGTCGATGCGTTCATGAACTCG aacaagtggatggaactTTTCCCTACGATCGTTTCAAATGCAACTACTATTGATGTTGTCACTTTCAACGTGACCGGAAATACTATTGGATCGGTGATATTG ATGTATCAGGAGCTCCAAATTCTGTCACCACTTGTTCCTACTCGCGAACTGTTTGTACTCCGGTGCTCGAAACAAATTGAGCCAAATTCATGGGTCATAGTCGATGTTTCAGTCGATTATCTCCTAGGCAACAATGCTGATGCATTTGCAAAGAAGCTTCCTTCTGGGTGCCTGATTTCGGAAATGCAAAATGGATGCTCTAAG GTAACATGGGTCGAGCACATGGAGATTCAAGAAAAGAACCCAATTCATACATTCCAAAACATAGTGACTACTGGAGTGGCATTCGAAGCGCGGCGATGGGTCTCGAGTCTTCGTCGGATGGCCGAGAGGAACACTCTCTTCATTTCAGCTGCAATTGCTGATGACTTGGGAGGAG TGATTCCCACTCCGGAAGCAAAGCAAAGTACGATGAAGCTCGCTCAGAGAATGGTAGAACGTTTCTGTGACGCCTTTAGTGGCTCCATCACGAACAAGTGGATCGTGCTGTCGGGCCCGAACGATGCACATCAAGTGTATTTCCACAAGACCAATTCCTTCGGCCTTAGTGGCCAAACCATCAGTGCGACGGCCTCAGTGTGGCTTCCATTTAACCCGGAAAGGCTTTTCGGCTTCCTGAAAGATGAACAAAATCGAAATCTG TGGGAAGTTTCAGACGAGGAGGTCAAATTCCAAAGGCTAGCTCACTTCGTAAACGGATCGAATACTGGAAACTCCATTTCCCTCTTGAAT GAGATCAAATCTACAACAAACTTGCTGATGCTACAAGAGAGTTGCATCGATGCAACGGGCTCACTGATAGTCTTCTCTCCGCTGGAGCTGTCGACTATGGACAAGATCATGAGGGGGGAGGACATGTCGTTGGTGCAGGTGATGGTTTCTGGTTTCATGATAATACCCGACAACGGGTTCGCGGCCGCAGTTGGAGGGGCTGCATCCAGCTCCAGTGCTCCAGCCGCGCAGCCTATGGGCTCGCTGCTCACTTTGGGATTGCAAATTGAGGCTGCTGATCTGAGGAAGGAGTCGGTTTCTGCTATCAATACGAAGATCGGCTTAACAATGGAGAAGATCAAAGCTGTCATGGCTTCCTTCACCTGA